A single Entelurus aequoreus isolate RoL-2023_Sb linkage group LG11, RoL_Eaeq_v1.1, whole genome shotgun sequence DNA region contains:
- the LOC133659822 gene encoding trichohyalin-like, with protein MEENIASYLKFLEGNYRKMLIENSELSNTMRANEKTQAELRKSNVELDKFKVELRTVNVELDHVQVELCKTNRELDHLKMATQMSHKEARWRREKEELLRGKESLHDNTHNRERPHLDCFVVTTKVQGLTENNNMEENEQDMDCQEKSGTDQKTNEVKEEKQSEGETHSDHRTEEKVNHDHKDQAKGQREEEEKKRAKDENKRDSDQEVAEKMAKKQNNDREGKEEEQGIDQEKMAEEKEPATDKKMGREKEQESDKAEKMEMEQGRANGKKEEEGKVEREEEEERPREKVEMEKEQQSDHKMERKKEQESDEKMERWKEHESDEKIERWKEQECDKMERKKEHVSDEKMERWSEQESDEKMERWKEQESDEKMERKKEHKSDEKMERKKAQKSDEKMDRWKDQESDEKMERKKEHESDEKMERWTAQESDEKMERWKEQESDEKMERKKEHESDEKMERKKAQKSDEKMEKKKEHENDEKMERKKAQKSDEKMERRKEHESDEKMERKKAQKSDEKMERKKEHESDEKMERKKEHERDEKRERKKEHESDEKMERKKAQKSDEKMERKKEHKNDEKIERKKKHESEEKMERKKEQENDEKMEREEEQESDEKMERKKEHKSDEKMDRKKEQESDEKMERWTEQESDEKMERKKEHKSDEKMERKKEQESDEKMERWTEQESDEKMERKKEHESDEDMERKKEHKSDEKMEKWTEQESDEKMKRKKEHKSDEKMERKKEHESDEKMERKKEQESDEKMEKEKEQESDEKMEREKEQKSDEKMERKKEQESDEKMEKEQESDEKMEREKEQENGQKEKEGKEDISQKKEKEEDLLREEKGSKEEAQSDQKEDKEEKNNKEKENVQKEKKDTMLRKEDRQQEEKKGLKNEESQTASTSYERKEEEYRLEEKWKERRMALMGEWREREKKEQEKKKEKDKKLREEWEEREKREEERRRERERRIRAEWRARERREMERKRERDRLKAELKERDKKEEEQRKRDKEETKDREKRDGMESSGEEEYREKREQEKLKAEWREREKKEEEKRKDRDRKRKAEWEEVQRRDKEKRKEREKKRGDKKESSFSQKLMSLMCCRGRN; from the exons ATGGAGGAGAACATCGCCTCCTACCTGAAGTTTCTGGAGGGGAACTACAGGAAGATGTTGATTGAAAACTCTGAGCTTTCCAACACCATGAGGGCCAACGAGAAGACACAGGCCGAGTTGCGCAAGAGCAACGTGGAGCTGGACAAGTTCAAAGTGGAGCTGCGCACCGTCAACGTGGAGCTGGACCATGTCCAGGTGGAGCTGTGCAAGACCAACCGAGAGCTGGACCACCTCAAAATGGCCACGCAGATGTCCCACAAGGAGGCGCGCTGGAGGCGGGAGAAGGAGGAGCTGCTCCGAGGCAAGGAATCGCTGCACGACAACACTCACAACAGGGAGAGACCTCATCTG GACTGCTTTGTCGTAACTACCAAGGTCCAGGGCTTGACGGAAAATAACAACATGGAGGAGAACGAGCAAGACATGGACTGTCAGGAAAAGTCAGGGACTGACCAAAAGACGAATGAGGTGAAGGAGGAGAAACAGAGTGAAGGAGAGACACACAGCGATCATAGGACAGAGGAGAAGGTCAATCACGACCACAAAGACCAGGCGAAAGGCCAGAGGGAGGAGGAAGAGAAAAAGAGGGCGAAGGATGAGAACAAGCGGGATAGTGATCAGGAGGTGGCGGAGAAGATGGCGAAGAAGCAAAATAATGACAGGGAGGGAAAGGAGGAGGAGCAAGGAATTGATCAGGAGAAGATGGCGGAGGAGAAGGAGCCAGCGACGGACAAGAAAATGGGGAGGGAGAAGGAGCAGGAAAGTGACAAGGCGGAGAAGATGGAGATGGAGCAAGGGAGAGCAAATGGCAAAAAGGAGGAGGAGGGGAAGGTGGAgagggaggaggaagaagagcgtCCACGGGAGAAGGTGGAGATGGAGAAGGAGCAACAGAGTGATCATAAGATGGAGAGGAAGAAGGAGCAAGAGAGTGATGAGAAGATGGAGAGGTGGAAGGAACACGAGAGTGACGAGAAGATAGAGAGGTGGAAGGAGCAAGAGTGTGACAAGATGGAGAGGAAGAAGGAACACGTGAGTGACGAAAAAATGGAGAGGTGGAGTGAGCAAGAGAGTGACGAGAAGATGGAGAGGTGGAAGGAGCAAGAGAGTGACGAGAAAATGGAGAGGAAAAAGGAACACAAGAGTGACGAGAAAATGGAGAGGAAGAAGGCGCAAAAGAGTGATGAGAAAATGGATAGGTGGAAGGATCAAGAGAGTGACGAGAAGATGGAGAGGAAGAAGGAACACGAGAGTGACGAGAAAATGGAGAGGTGGACGGCGCAAGAGAGTGACGAGAAGATGGAGAGGTGGAAGGAGCAAGAGAGTGACGAGAAAATGGAGAGGAAAAAGGAACACGAGAGTGACGAGAAAATGGAGAGGAAGAAGGCGCAAAAGAGTGACGAGAAAatggagaagaagaaggaacaCGAGAATGACGAGAAAATGGAGAGGAAGAAGGCGCAAAAGAGTGACGAGAAAATGGAGAGGAGGAAGGAACACGAGAGTGACGAGAAAATGGAGAGGAAGAAGGCGCAAAAGAGTGACGAGAaaatggagaggaagaaagaACACGAGAGTGACGAGAAAATGGAGAGGAAGAAGGAACACGAGCGTGACGAAAAGAGGGAGAGAAAGaaggaacatgagagtgacgaGAAAATGGAGAGGAAGAAGGCGCAAAAGAGCGACGAGAAAATGGAGAGAAAGAAAGAACACAAAAATGACGAGAAAATAGAGAGGAAGAAGAAACACGAGAGTGAAGAGAAGATGGAGAGGAAGAAAGAGCAAGAGAATGACGAGAAGATGGAGAGGGAGGAGGAGCAAGAGAGTGATGAGAAAATGGAGAGGAAGAAGGAACACAAGAGTGACGAGAAGATGGACAGGAAGAAGGAGCAAGAGAGTGACGAGAAGATGGAGAGGTGGACGGAGCAAGAGAGTGACGAGAAAATGGAGCGGAAGAAGGAACACAAGAGTGACGAGAAGATGGAGAGGAAGAAGGAACAAGAGAGTGACGAGAAGATGGAGAGGTGGACGGAGCAAGAGAGTGACGAGAAAATGGAGAGGAAGAAGGAACACGAGAGTGACGAGGACATGGAGAGGAAGAAGGAACACAAGAGTGACGAGAAGATGGAGAAGTGGACAGAGCAAGAGAGTGACGAGAAGATGAAGAGAAAGAAAGAACACAAAAGTGACGAGAAAATGGAGAGGAAGAAGGAACACGAGAGTGACGAGAAGATGGAGAGGAAGAAGGAGCAAGAGAGTGACGAGAAgatggagaaggagaaggagcaaGAGAGTGACGAGAAGATGGAGAGGGAGAAGGAGCAAAAGAGTGACGAGAAAATGGAGAGGAAGAAGGAGCAAGAGAGTGACGAGAAGATGGAGAAGGAGCAAGAGAGTGACGAGAAAATGGAGAGGGAGAAGGAGCAAGAGAATGGACAAAAAGAGAAAGAGGGGAAGGAGGACATCAGCCAGAAGAAGGAGAAAGAGGAGGATCTACTCAGGGAGGAGAAAGGGAGCAAAGAGGAAGCACAAAGCGATCAGAAGGAAGACAAAGAGGAGAAGAACAACAAGGAGAAGGAAAATGTCCAAAAGGAGAAGAAAGACACAATGTTAAGGAAGGAGGACagacagcaggaggagaaaaaagGCCTAAAGAACGAGGAGAGCCAGACGGCTTCAACTAGTTATGAGAGGAAAGAGGAGGAGTACAGACTGGAGGAGAAGTGGAAGGAGAGAAGAATGGCACTGATGGGGGAGTGGAGGGAGAGGGAGAAGAAGGagcaggagaagaagaaggagaaagacAAGAAGTTAAGGGAGGAATGGGAAGAGCGGGAGAAGAGAGAGGAGGAGAGGAGGCGAGAGAGGGAGAGGAGAATTAGGGCAGAGTGGAGGGCGAGGGAGAGGAGGGAGATggagaggaagagagagagggACAGACTCAAAGCCGAGTTGAAGGAGAGAGAtaagaaggaggaggagcagaGGAAGAGAGACAAGGAGGAGACCAAGGACAGGGAGAAGAGAGACGGGATGGAGAGCAGCGGGGAGGAGGAGTACAGGGAGAAGAGGGAGCAGGAGAAACTGAAGGCGGAGTGGAGAGAgcgggagaagaaggaggaggagaagaggaAGGACAGGGACAGGAAACGCAAGGCAGAGTGGGAGGAGGTGCAGAGGAGAGACAAGGAGAAGAGGAAGGAGAGGGAGAAGAAGAGGGGAGACAAAAAAGAGAGCTCCTTCTCCCAAAAGCTGATGAGTCTCATGTGCTGCAGGGGACGCAATTGA